AGATGCAGTAATGCAATTTTTATTTCAAGAAATGCAGGCTCAAGTCAAAGCATCGCCCAATTGTATACAAGCTGTAGCTCTTCGTATTGCTAAAGAAGTAAATCGTATATGCGATAAAAGTTCTCGCATTCAAACATCTGGGGAGGTTCACTCTTGGCAATTGAATCTATGTCGTCATCGTCTGCAAAAGTGCCTACATTACTATCAATTAGGTTCCAGGCGCGGAAGGGTAGAGTTACATAGTAGTTTGGGCGCTATGGTTTACCGTCATGTAACAATAGCAGGTTCAGATTTGGGTTTTGACGGTCGTTACAGTTTAATTGAAGATTTTTTACAAGCGTTTTATATTGAGGCTATTAAAGCTTTCCGGCGAGAAAATGAACTGCCTGAAGATTATACGCCACGCACTCAGTTACAACTAGCAGAGTATATGGCGTTTACTGAACAATATGCCAAGCGGCGGATTAATTTACCTGGGGGAAATAATCAACAATTAATTATATTACGCGCTCAAGGTTTTGCCCGTCGTCAGCCTCAAGAGACAACTGTAGATATTGAAATGGCAGTAGAATCTGCCAAAAGTGAGGAAGCAGAATCTTACCAGCGTAACTCGGCGGTACAACAAATCCGATCGCAGATGACTGCTCAAGCTAATTTTGATCCCTCAGAAGAATCAGAGCGCGATCGCATCATTGCCGAATTAGTTAAATATCTCGAATCCCAAGGACAATCCGACTGCATCGACTATCTTACCCTCAAGCTGCAAGACCTTTCCGCACCAGAAATCGACCAAATTCTTGGACTCACCAGCCGTCAGCGCGACTACCTGCAACAGCGTTTTAAATATCATGTACAGAAGTTCGCTAAACAGCACCAATGGCAATTAGTCCATCAATGGTTAGGTGCAGGTTTAGAACAGAAATTAGGCTTATCCGCCCAGCAGTGGGAAACGTTGATGAGTACAATTTCTCCCCAACAGCAACAACTTCTAAAATTAAAGCTTGAGGGACAAAATGATCAGGCGATCGCTAAAACCTTAAAATGCACACCCAAGCAATTACAAAAACGCTGGACTGAACTATTAGATATAGCTTGGGCTATCCGCAATGGCAATAATGAAATGCAAACAGGCTGACAATTCAAAATTCAAAATTATGGTTTTTGAACCTCTTCCTGGCCTCCCTTGTCCCCTCACTCCCCCATAATTTAAAACACAATTGTCCAACCTTGCTTCTGTGCCTGTTTTCTGGTGTAGGAGACACCATGAATCTTGATGCCTTTGTCATCTAGGAGGGTAATAATACCACCATTGTTGTCTAGTTGGATACTATCGCTATCAATAGTTACTCTGAGGACTTCGCCTGGATTAATTGCACCCTCTAAAGGTTGTTTACGCTTGGCTCTATCTGCTAGGAACCAACCATTCAAATCTACTGTTTGCTGTGAAATATTAATTAAACTAACAATACCTTAGCCAATTTACGAGGGTTCAACGCCTGTAGAAACGTTATGAATACGTCCCAAAGAAGTAAGTTTGGCAAAAATCTGAGTTAATAAAATAGGCTCAGGTATTTCGGGAAGCATTTTTAAAATTTCACGGACATATCGAAAACCACGATAGTGAGCCTTAAGGTCAAGGATGCCGGAGTCGGGATTAAGGAGACGAAAATCCGCGAGAAGATGATGGGATAAGTTGACCATAAAGAATGCTAGATTAGCAGCATTAGTTACAGCAGTTTGACTTAAGTTCATAAAATCTTCCAATCCCCAAAATTGCTTGGCATCTCGAAAATTGAATTCGATCTGAAAGCGTAGCTTGTAGTAGTCAATTATTTTTTCAGATGACAATTTTAGATCACTAGAAAATAGAATTACATGACTACGAGCATGAGTTTTAAGATTGGTTTTGACGAGAATAACTACATTTAGAGATTGGGCAAATTCTTTGTGAAGTAATGTAACTTGATAAACGTCAGTTTGGATATCATCATCAACGGTACTTTGACATAAATACTTCTTAGGTATGTTGTTGTAGTCAATTTTGTCTCCGTATTTACGACGAGAGCGACTATTGGGGTCAGGGTGTTGATAAGGTATATATAATGCTGAATCAGAGCGAAGCTTAGAAATTATATGCAAGTTAACTTGACGAGCCATCTGCAAGGCATTATTATTCCCAAAGTGTCCATCCAATACTAAGTAAGTAAGGGGAATAAATTTAGCTAATAACTTAAATAGCGACTTAATCATCTTCTGAATTCTGAGTAATTCAGATGTGAGAACTACCTGGGTTTTATTCTTGTTTTTACTTCCCTTTGGTCGCCCACGCCCACGTTTTTCTTGCGGTTTTATTTCTTTGGTTGGTGACGAGCTACTTTTTTCTATATCGCTCTTTATCACCTGTTCTATCTGAATCGGAAACGAGTGCCTTTGCTCAACACTGACTAATGATAATGTAAAAAAAGATAGCCCTGATATGGGTTTACCAGCCAGGCTAGAAAAAAATCTATCCAGTCCATAAGTTTGTTTTCCTGATTTACTTATCACAACTTCATCTCCCGCTAGCAAATATATCTCATTCGGACGAAATAAATGCTTGTGAAAGAATAACCAAAACAATGTCGCCCAAGGTATTACCGTATGAAAGAATCTCAACATCGTTCGATAACTGCCACCACTACCTGTCCAACGAGAAATTCCCAACATCGTCACTCGGCCACTCATTGCTAACATGGCCAGGATTATCTGGTTCAATTGCCGCATCGTCGTAGCGTTTATCTGCGGCAGGAGGCATTGCAGGAGTGATAAGATATCGGGCATGGGTTGATTGTGGCTTTTGAGTTGTCGTTTGGGAAGACAATAACTCTACTACATCAGCCCTCTCTCTTCACCCTCTTATTTTGGCTAAGGTATTGAACTAACTGTCTCTTTATTTACATATTCTCCTGGCGGATTCACTAATGCCGCCACAATCTGAACTGCCCCAGTGGTAACAACTGATGTGATGATATCTGTGTCATCTATTCTGTTGCCTGTAACATCGTCTGTGTGGAATGCTTGAGATTGGAATGCTAGGAATATACCTACCCATTGATTTCTGGT
Above is a genomic segment from Nostoc sp. MS1 containing:
- a CDS encoding HetZ-related protein, whose protein sequence is MKVNLANLPTSTSAFASNVVAAELPATDAVMQFLFQEMQAQVKASPNCIQAVALRIAKEVNRICDKSSRIQTSGEVHSWQLNLCRHRLQKCLHYYQLGSRRGRVELHSSLGAMVYRHVTIAGSDLGFDGRYSLIEDFLQAFYIEAIKAFRRENELPEDYTPRTQLQLAEYMAFTEQYAKRRINLPGGNNQQLIILRAQGFARRQPQETTVDIEMAVESAKSEEAESYQRNSAVQQIRSQMTAQANFDPSEESERDRIIAELVKYLESQGQSDCIDYLTLKLQDLSAPEIDQILGLTSRQRDYLQQRFKYHVQKFAKQHQWQLVHQWLGAGLEQKLGLSAQQWETLMSTISPQQQQLLKLKLEGQNDQAIAKTLKCTPKQLQKRWTELLDIAWAIRNGNNEMQTG
- a CDS encoding transposase — translated: MPDILSLLQCLLPQINATTMRQLNQIILAMLAMSGRVTMLGISRWTGSGGSYRTMLRFFHTVIPWATLFWLFFHKHLFRPNEIYLLAGDEVVISKSGKQTYGLDRFFSSLAGKPISGLSFFTLSLVSVEQRHSFPIQIEQVIKSDIEKSSSSPTKEIKPQEKRGRGRPKGSKNKNKTQVVLTSELLRIQKMIKSLFKLLAKFIPLTYLVLDGHFGNNNALQMARQVNLHIISKLRSDSALYIPYQHPDPNSRSRRKYGDKIDYNNIPKKYLCQSTVDDDIQTDVYQVTLLHKEFAQSLNVVILVKTNLKTHARSHVILFSSDLKLSSEKIIDYYKLRFQIEFNFRDAKQFWGLEDFMNLSQTAVTNAANLAFFMVNLSHHLLADFRLLNPDSGILDLKAHYRGFRYVREILKMLPEIPEPILLTQIFAKLTSLGRIHNVSTGVEPS